In the genome of Lactobacillus intestinalis, the window GAGTAACTCCGGGAATAATTGTAAATCTTTTTAAAACGGATAATCCTAAAATGCAAAAAGTTAGTTATCTGCTAGCCGGATTTGCGACCTCCTTTATGAATACTGCTTTTGTAATTATTATGACTAGTTTAGTATTTATGGGGGATCCAACTCATTTGACAAAATACTTAGGCTCTGTGAATACGAGTCAGCCTTTAATCATGATTTTAATTGTAGCTCTAGGTGTCAATGGGATTGTTGAAATGATTTTTACGGGCCTGTTAACACCGATAATTATGCCAGCTTTAAAACTTGTGATGAAAAAGGCGTAATTTTGAGTATAATTAAATAAGAATTAAAGCTTATGGAGGAAATTTTATGCCATTTGTACATATTGAGTTAATTAAGGGTCGAACTGACGAACAATTAACTAAGTTGATGAAAGATGTAACTGAAGCAGTTCATAAGGATACAGGTGCTCCTAAAGAACATATTCATGTAATTATTAATGAACTTGATAAGCATTCATACGGTAATAATGGTGAATGGCGAGCTTAAAATTTAAAGCGTTAGTGCAAGCTAACGCTTTTTAGTTTGGAAGTGAATTTATGACATTGAAAATGGCTAATATTGCAAAAATGGCTCATGTTTCAACTAGTGCTGTATCATTGGCTCTTAATGGTAAGGCAGGAATTAGTCAAGAAACTCGAGAGAAAATTTTTAAAATAATTAATGAAACAGGATATGAACCTTTACGCAAGAGACGTAAGGGAGGAAGTCGAAAAGTAGCTAGTTGCGACTTGATGATTA includes:
- a CDS encoding ECF transporter S component, giving the protein MKRNSTVRLTITAIFTAILILQTIVPNIGYIHIFPGLPAITTVPLTVAIYGALMGTKAGFIFGLFWGITRFIATYAMPSDMVSLLLFQNPLISIVPRVLAGVTPGIIVNLFKTDNPKMQKVSYLLAGFATSFMNTAFVIIMTSLVFMGDPTHLTKYLGSVNTSQPLIMILIVALGVNGIVEMIFTGLLTPIIMPALKLVMKKA
- a CDS encoding 2-hydroxymuconate tautomerase codes for the protein MPFVHIELIKGRTDEQLTKLMKDVTEAVHKDTGAPKEHIHVIINELDKHSYGNNGEWRA